One Platichthys flesus chromosome 14, fPlaFle2.1, whole genome shotgun sequence genomic region harbors:
- the LOC133967842 gene encoding putative ferric-chelate reductase 1, protein MPPTASVCLFILMCVCCVERCVCFPNGSVAFSCGNMMPVHPPFSPSTSDPPFTLSTSSATYTPGGVITVTVEVMKSSSTEFQGFLLQARSRQGNALLWPVGKFTNIDTTLFTALTCQNMKNSTVSQASAAKKKKVQLTWEAPRNSGSGDIYFSATLVQDYTTFWVQLNSSSLRLDSNGNSAAGVISSSALLFINLLSLSAYC, encoded by the exons ATGCCTCCTACAGCCTCTGTGTGTCTATTCAtactcatgtgtgtgtgctgcgtggaaagatgtgtgtgtttccccaaTGGCTCTGTGGCATTTTCCTGTGGCAACATGATGCCAGTACACCCTCCATTCAGCCCTTCCACCAGTGACCCTCCATTCACTCTGTCCACATCTAGCGCCACCTACACGCCTGGTGGAGTCATTACAG TGACAGTGGAGGTGATGAAGAGCAGCTCCACTGAGTTCCAGGGTTTCCTGTTACAGGCCAGGAGCAGACAGGGAAATG CTCTGCTGTGGCCTGTAGGAAAGTTCACCAACATTGACACCACCCTGTTTACGGCACTCACCTGTCAAAACATGAAG AACTCAACTGTTAGTCAGGCGtcagcagccaagaagaagaaggtccAGCTAACCTGGGAGGCTCCTCGCAACAGTGGCTCTGGCGATATCTACTTCAG TGCCACTCTGGTTCAGGACTACACAACATTCTGGGTTCAACTCAACAGCAGTTCTCTGAGACTGGACAGCAATGGAAACTCTGCAGCTGGA gtcatctcctcctcagctctgctcttcatcaacCTGTTGAGTCTATCTGCCtactgctga